A genomic stretch from Aerococcaceae bacterium zg-1292 includes:
- a CDS encoding ABC transporter ATP-binding protein, with product MKSLTVFFKGYYKESILGPLFKLFEALLELMIPMIVARVIDTALVSQNTSLIIRYIILMLVIGLVGFSFSITAQYFSAKAAVGYTRQLNERLFEKILALPQSAIDTTSPASLVNRLTNDTLQIQSGLNIFFRLFLRSPFIVLGSLVMAVRLEPRVTAVFSGMIILLFIIVGGILYGTAPLFVKVRQTLDRLVQQTRQQMKGIRVIRAFRQEQREIDEFQETNNRLYRQTLFVTNINLLTNPLTYVVVNGALILVLWQGGHWIHEGAIQQGSVVALVNYLLQILVELVKLTMVVTMLNKSYTSAKRVVDVLDRADEMEQFDNGTMSDPVALYQFNHVQFTYPNGQSPALHQLDFSIRAGEFFGIIGSTGAGKSAVLELITKTYDATKGSIAINPQLVDVASRKRVRQSISLVPQSATLFQGTVRSNLQMAYPDASEAMMWQALEVAQAADFIRKKRGLDTPVTAFGRNFSGGQRQRLTIARALVKPAQVYVFDDSTSALDYLTEAKFQQALKQHYGAKTIIMISQRTHSVESADQILVLDEGKQVGLGTHESLLKDCSVYQEIHQSQQVKEVNEHA from the coding sequence GTGAAATCATTAACTGTATTTTTTAAAGGATATTATAAGGAAAGTATTTTAGGACCACTATTCAAATTATTTGAAGCATTATTAGAATTGATGATTCCTATGATTGTTGCGCGTGTCATTGATACAGCTTTGGTAAGTCAAAATACGTCATTAATTATTCGCTATATTATTTTAATGTTGGTAATAGGGTTAGTCGGTTTTAGTTTTTCAATAACTGCACAATACTTTTCAGCTAAGGCAGCGGTTGGCTACACACGACAACTCAATGAGCGTTTATTTGAAAAAATATTAGCGTTACCCCAAAGTGCGATTGATACAACTTCTCCTGCTAGTTTAGTCAATCGTTTAACCAATGATACTTTGCAAATACAAAGTGGTCTTAATATCTTTTTCCGATTGTTTTTACGGTCACCATTTATTGTATTAGGCTCACTTGTTATGGCAGTGCGATTGGAACCACGAGTAACTGCCGTATTTTCTGGTATGATTATCTTATTATTTATTATTGTAGGAGGTATCTTATACGGAACTGCGCCCTTATTTGTTAAGGTACGTCAAACATTGGACCGATTGGTGCAGCAGACACGTCAACAGATGAAGGGGATTCGAGTGATTCGTGCATTTCGTCAAGAACAGCGTGAAATTGATGAGTTTCAAGAGACGAATAACCGATTATACCGCCAAACATTATTTGTTACGAATATTAATTTATTAACGAATCCCTTAACCTATGTCGTCGTTAATGGCGCATTAATCTTAGTATTATGGCAAGGTGGACATTGGATTCATGAAGGAGCCATTCAGCAAGGAAGCGTTGTCGCTTTAGTGAATTACTTATTACAAATTCTCGTGGAACTAGTGAAACTGACAATGGTTGTAACGATGCTCAATAAATCTTATACCAGTGCGAAACGTGTGGTAGATGTTTTAGATAGAGCCGATGAAATGGAGCAATTTGATAATGGTACAATGAGTGACCCTGTGGCTCTATACCAATTCAACCATGTTCAATTTACCTATCCTAATGGGCAATCACCTGCCTTGCATCAATTAGATTTTTCGATTCGAGCGGGAGAATTTTTTGGCATTATTGGTAGTACTGGTGCTGGAAAATCAGCAGTGTTAGAATTGATTACCAAAACATATGATGCTACTAAAGGTTCAATTGCGATTAATCCACAATTAGTGGATGTAGCAAGTCGTAAACGCGTACGTCAGTCGATTAGTCTTGTGCCACAATCAGCGACATTATTTCAAGGGACGGTACGCAGTAATTTGCAAATGGCCTATCCTGATGCGAGTGAAGCAATGATGTGGCAAGCACTTGAAGTTGCGCAAGCAGCAGACTTTATTCGTAAAAAGCGTGGTTTGGATACACCGGTGACAGCCTTTGGACGAAATTTTTCTGGTGGACAACGTCAACGGCTGACGATTGCACGGGCATTAGTGAAGCCGGCACAAGTGTATGTTTTTGATGATTCGACGTCAGCGCTGGACTATTTAACCGAAGCGAAATTTCAACAGGCACTCAAACAACATTATGGTGCTAAAACGATTATTATGATTTCGCAACGGACGCATAGTGTGGAGTCAGCGGACCAAATTTTAGTATTGGACGAAGGCAAGCAAGTAGGTTTAGGTACACATGAATCATTGTTGAAAGACTGTTCTGTGTATCAAGAAATTCATCAATCACAACAAGTGAAAGAGGTGAATGAACATGCGTAA
- a CDS encoding ABC transporter ATP-binding protein, which produces MNMRNQTIMKRLAPLFLRQKSLLLIIVILSVTQVGLAIYLPILMGQAINVMIGKSLVNFSYLMQILQQMAIVIAISAIVQWINPQLYNRLILKMMTTLRQEMLEKIHQIPMQQIDRLSTGDLVTRVVSDIEQLSDGLTLIFSQFGIGILTIVVTIGSMARLDWLMMLLVVALTPLSLFFARFIAQRSYRLFRKQTSARGRHGQMVEETIQQLEIVRVFNGQEETLEKFKLINDEYAYHSQDAIYYSSITNPGTRFINAVIYAILTFIATMRIIRGTFTVGELTTFLNYVNQYTKPFNDISSVFSEIQGAFACAERLFEIFDMPVVTQTGQQQINQQQLKGAIAFKDVSFSYESEQPLITNLNVAIQPGQKVAIVGPTGAGKSTLINLLMRFYEVDRGAILIDGEPIAQYTRDSLRQNFGMVLQETWLKTGTIHENIAYGYPNATRELVIEAAKAARAHHFIEQLPNGYDTYLADGGESLSIGQQQLLSIARLFVKVPQLLILDEATSSIDTRTEVLIQQAFDLLMKGRTSFIIAHRLSTIQTADLILVMQDGDIIEQGNHEQLMLQRGLYYQMQQTRNPVS; this is translated from the coding sequence ATGAACATGCGTAATCAAACGATAATGAAACGATTGGCACCTCTGTTTTTGCGACAAAAATCATTACTTCTAATTATTGTGATATTAAGCGTAACGCAAGTAGGCTTAGCCATCTATTTACCAATTTTGATGGGGCAAGCGATTAATGTAATGATTGGCAAAAGTCTCGTAAACTTTTCTTACTTAATGCAGATTTTACAACAAATGGCGATTGTCATTGCTATTTCAGCCATTGTCCAATGGATTAATCCACAATTATATAATCGTCTAATTTTAAAAATGATGACGACATTACGCCAAGAGATGCTTGAAAAAATTCATCAAATTCCAATGCAACAGATTGACCGTTTATCAACCGGTGATTTAGTCACCCGCGTGGTATCAGATATTGAGCAACTCAGTGATGGACTAACGTTAATATTTAGTCAATTTGGGATTGGTATTTTAACGATTGTCGTCACGATAGGTTCTATGGCACGACTGGATTGGTTGATGATGCTCCTTGTTGTCGCGCTAACACCATTATCACTTTTCTTTGCACGATTTATCGCTCAGCGCAGTTACCGTCTTTTTAGAAAACAGACGAGTGCCCGTGGTCGTCATGGTCAAATGGTAGAAGAAACGATTCAACAGCTTGAAATTGTTCGTGTATTTAATGGTCAAGAAGAGACATTAGAAAAATTCAAATTGATTAATGATGAATATGCTTATCATTCGCAAGATGCCATTTACTATTCTTCGATTACCAATCCGGGAACTCGTTTTATCAATGCGGTGATTTATGCCATACTAACATTTATCGCTACAATGCGTATTATTCGTGGGACTTTTACAGTCGGGGAATTAACAACGTTTTTAAACTACGTGAATCAATATACGAAGCCTTTTAATGATATTTCCAGTGTGTTTTCTGAAATACAAGGAGCCTTTGCTTGTGCTGAACGCTTATTTGAAATATTTGATATGCCAGTCGTCACGCAAACAGGTCAACAGCAGATTAATCAACAACAATTAAAAGGGGCAATTGCATTCAAAGATGTGTCCTTTAGTTATGAGTCAGAGCAACCATTAATCACGAACTTGAATGTAGCCATCCAACCTGGGCAGAAAGTAGCTATTGTCGGTCCTACCGGTGCAGGAAAATCAACTTTAATTAACTTGTTGATGCGGTTTTATGAAGTTGACCGTGGGGCTATACTCATAGATGGCGAACCGATTGCACAGTATACGCGCGATTCATTACGCCAAAATTTTGGGATGGTGCTACAAGAAACTTGGTTAAAGACAGGTACAATTCATGAAAATATCGCCTATGGTTACCCAAATGCGACGCGGGAATTAGTGATTGAAGCAGCCAAAGCTGCGCGTGCACATCATTTTATTGAGCAATTACCAAATGGCTATGATACGTATTTAGCAGATGGCGGTGAAAGTTTGTCGATTGGACAGCAACAATTATTATCCATTGCTCGTTTATTTGTAAAAGTACCACAGTTACTGATTTTAGATGAAGCAACGTCTTCAATTGATACACGAACGGAAGTGTTGATTCAACAAGCGTTTGATTTGCTGATGAAAGGACGTACTAGTTTTATTATTGCGCATCGATTATCAACGATTCAAACAGCTGATTTAATATTAGTAATGCAAGATGGTGATATTATTGAACAAGGAAACCATGAACAATTGATGCTTCAACGCGGATTATATTATCAAATGCAACAAACACGTAATCCAGTGTCGTGA
- a CDS encoding DUF402 domain-containing protein, which produces MKQPKEGEFITIKSYKHDGSLHRTWRDTMVLKTSDQAIIGCNDHTLVTESDGRRWVTREAALLYYHKHFWFNIVAMIRKRGVTYYCNLASPYLIDQEALKYIDYDLDIKVFPDGEKRLLDLDEYEIHGRRYQYPEEIDRILKYNIQELVRWIEEEKGPFSPQFIEIWYERYIQLTHRKKGKL; this is translated from the coding sequence ATGAAACAACCAAAAGAGGGTGAATTCATCACTATTAAAAGTTATAAACATGACGGTTCATTGCACCGTACGTGGCGTGATACGATGGTATTAAAAACCAGTGATCAAGCCATTATTGGTTGTAATGATCATACGTTGGTAACTGAATCCGATGGTCGTCGATGGGTAACCAGAGAAGCAGCGTTGCTCTATTATCATAAACATTTTTGGTTTAATATCGTAGCAATGATTCGCAAACGCGGTGTCACTTATTACTGCAATTTAGCTTCTCCATACTTAATTGATCAAGAAGCATTGAAGTATATCGACTATGATTTAGATATCAAAGTATTTCCTGATGGCGAGAAACGATTATTGGATTTAGATGAATACGAAATTCATGGGCGACGTTATCAGTATCCCGAAGAAATTGATCGTATTTTAAAATATAATATCCAAGAACTTGTAAGATGGATTGAAGAAGAGAAAGGTCCGTTTTCACCACAATTTATAGAAATTTGGTATGAACGCTATATTCAACTAACCCATCGGAAAAAAGGAAAACTTTAA
- a CDS encoding HD domain-containing protein, which produces MDKKWREDQEYIDLIADLLETDEVQRLESFVHHKVTNRLAHSISVSYRSYLWAKRLNLDTRAVARAGLLHDLFFYEGVDKHLVGGKGHNWEHPRIALENALKLTELSDLEQDIIVKHMFGATIALPKYKESFIVSLMDKQSAISELWVGAANLTYRMYGRYLRKVTTFLL; this is translated from the coding sequence ATGGACAAAAAATGGCGTGAAGACCAAGAATACATTGATTTAATAGCGGATTTATTGGAAACTGACGAGGTGCAGCGACTCGAATCATTTGTACATCACAAAGTAACCAATCGCTTGGCCCATTCCATTTCGGTGTCGTATCGTAGCTACTTGTGGGCAAAACGCTTAAATTTAGATACACGAGCAGTTGCCCGTGCGGGACTCCTTCATGACTTATTTTTCTACGAAGGTGTTGATAAGCATTTAGTGGGCGGTAAAGGTCATAATTGGGAGCATCCGCGTATTGCGCTAGAAAACGCGTTAAAATTAACTGAATTATCAGATTTAGAACAAGATATTATCGTTAAACATATGTTTGGTGCTACCATAGCACTGCCTAAATATAAAGAAAGTTTTATTGTTAGTCTGATGGATAAACAAAGTGCCATTAGTGAGTTATGGGTAGGAGCAGCCAATCTTACCTATCGTATGTATGGACGCTATTTGAGAAAAGTTACAACCTTTTTATTATAA
- a CDS encoding L,D-transpeptidase/peptidoglycan binding protein: MPRWSKKMWGAIIATTLLVLLMIFYVAGLFYYQSHFVANTTILGVPIADQTVDGANRLVQERLSNHVLELKEKDSSKGTIKLSELEVATDVKEALTKQMNQQKSSQWLPAFLGLMRKNIDVAPQALKLSEDKLTLLIQQLKLDDEARQESKSAHINKENNQFSVVPEVYGQRVNLKSLHQAVLKTLMQGQSTVDIATAYIQPKVKQADEAITKTMDKLALMQKASITLTFDGNEVTIPTENIKSWLYVDEKGQAQVNHEAVEDYIRELNKKYAGLFLPRYFESTYQGTVQVQPGTYGWYIDRLKEPDAIIENIHAGATVKREPVIGGSGYGMGDSVGNSYVEVDIANQMMFIYIDGEMVLNTPVVTGIVGSSTVPGAYQVWNMESPSVLRGFNPITNKEYQQPVSYWIAFDDQAQGIHDASWQPTFGGQAYLSNGSLGCVNTPPSVMGKVFELVYYGMPVIIF, from the coding sequence ATGCCGAGATGGAGTAAAAAAATGTGGGGAGCAATCATTGCGACAACACTTTTGGTCCTATTAATGATATTTTATGTAGCAGGACTCTTTTATTATCAAAGTCACTTTGTAGCAAATACCACCATTTTAGGGGTGCCAATTGCTGACCAGACGGTGGATGGTGCCAATCGTTTAGTTCAAGAACGGTTATCGAATCATGTGCTGGAGCTTAAGGAAAAGGATTCTTCAAAAGGTACCATTAAATTATCTGAATTGGAAGTTGCAACGGACGTCAAAGAAGCATTAACCAAACAGATGAATCAGCAAAAAAGTAGTCAATGGCTGCCTGCGTTTTTAGGTTTGATGCGAAAAAATATTGATGTCGCACCACAAGCGTTAAAATTAAGTGAAGACAAATTAACCTTGTTGATTCAACAATTAAAATTAGATGATGAAGCACGTCAAGAGAGTAAATCAGCACATATTAATAAAGAGAACAATCAATTTTCAGTAGTGCCTGAAGTTTATGGGCAACGAGTGAACCTAAAATCGCTTCATCAAGCCGTATTGAAGACGTTAATGCAAGGCCAGTCAACGGTTGATATAGCTACTGCTTATATTCAGCCAAAAGTGAAACAAGCCGATGAAGCCATTACCAAAACGATGGATAAATTAGCCCTTATGCAAAAAGCGTCGATAACGTTGACCTTTGACGGTAACGAAGTCACTATTCCTACAGAAAATATCAAATCTTGGTTGTATGTTGATGAAAAAGGACAAGCTCAAGTTAATCATGAAGCTGTTGAAGATTATATTCGTGAATTAAATAAGAAATATGCGGGATTATTCTTACCACGCTATTTTGAAAGTACCTATCAAGGAACGGTTCAAGTTCAGCCAGGTACCTATGGCTGGTATATCGACCGTTTAAAAGAACCGGATGCGATTATTGAAAATATTCATGCAGGTGCTACAGTGAAGCGAGAACCAGTTATTGGTGGCTCTGGCTATGGCATGGGAGATAGTGTAGGAAATTCATATGTTGAAGTTGATATTGCTAATCAAATGATGTTTATTTATATTGACGGAGAGATGGTATTGAATACACCGGTTGTAACGGGAATTGTCGGCTCAAGTACCGTGCCGGGAGCCTATCAAGTGTGGAATATGGAGTCGCCGAGTGTTTTAAGAGGATTTAATCCAATTACTAATAAAGAATATCAACAACCAGTTAGCTATTGGATTGCATTTGATGATCAAGCGCAAGGAATTCATGATGCGAGTTGGCAACCAACGTTTGGTGGTCAAGCGTATTTATCAAATGGTTCGCTAGGCTGTGTAAATACACCGCCAAGTGTCATGGGTAAAGTTTTTGAACTTGTTTACTATGGAATGCCGGTAATTATCTTCTAA
- the mutY gene encoding A/G-specific adenine glycosylase, producing the protein MLSRYGWDSKKVEQFRSDLLAWYDANKRDLPWRRDNNPYYIWISEIMLQQTQVATVIPYFERFIAEIPDIKTLAQVNEQVLLQLWQGLGYYSRARNLKIAAQQIVERHNGQMPQTMPELLALKGIGPYTAAAIGSMAFNLPEPAIDGNLLRVTARLFELDADIAKASSRKQFAAILTELIDKERPGDFNQAMMDLGATIMTPTNYYPENSPVKAYDASFINETAEQYPVKSKKIKQTHHHLIAYYIHDTEGNVLYRQHLDDELLTGLWHFPMIEYEIEHLAATKKELLEPLAERYRMNWLSDDTIQVNATVFSSVKHVFSHRVWHVQLITVTVPNKVSLRDIPQKWQWVSSRTEHTVPISTLQKKLEQLLMLE; encoded by the coding sequence ATTTTATCCAGATATGGCTGGGATTCGAAAAAGGTAGAACAATTTCGTTCGGATTTATTAGCGTGGTATGATGCAAACAAACGTGACTTACCTTGGCGACGAGATAATAATCCCTATTATATTTGGATTAGTGAAATAATGTTACAACAAACACAAGTGGCGACAGTCATTCCATATTTTGAACGTTTTATTGCGGAAATTCCGGATATTAAAACATTGGCACAAGTGAATGAGCAAGTTCTCCTGCAGTTGTGGCAAGGTTTAGGTTATTATTCGAGAGCACGTAATTTGAAAATAGCGGCGCAACAAATTGTTGAACGCCATAATGGTCAAATGCCACAGACGATGCCGGAGTTATTAGCGCTAAAAGGAATTGGGCCGTATACCGCTGCTGCGATAGGTAGTATGGCGTTTAATTTACCTGAGCCGGCAATTGACGGTAATTTATTACGAGTTACCGCGCGATTATTTGAACTGGATGCAGATATTGCTAAAGCAAGTTCACGCAAACAATTTGCAGCGATATTAACAGAGTTGATTGATAAAGAGCGTCCAGGTGATTTTAATCAAGCGATGATGGATTTAGGCGCAACGATTATGACACCGACCAATTATTATCCAGAAAACAGCCCGGTAAAAGCCTATGATGCTTCATTTATTAATGAAACAGCAGAACAATATCCCGTTAAATCCAAAAAGATTAAGCAGACACATCACCATCTTATTGCGTATTATATCCATGACACTGAGGGGAATGTTTTATATCGTCAACATTTAGATGATGAGTTATTAACAGGATTATGGCATTTTCCGATGATTGAGTATGAAATTGAACACCTTGCCGCAACGAAAAAAGAATTATTGGAGCCATTAGCTGAACGTTATCGAATGAATTGGTTATCGGATGACACGATTCAGGTGAATGCGACAGTGTTTTCGTCAGTTAAACACGTATTCTCTCACCGTGTGTGGCATGTTCAATTGATTACCGTCACGGTACCGAATAAGGTAAGTCTACGTGACATACCCCAAAAATGGCAATGGGTTTCTAGTCGAACCGAACATACAGTACCAATTTCTACCTTACAGAAAAAACTAGAACAATTACTAATGCTGGAATAA
- a CDS encoding Abi family protein: MTQYLNYTEQIKKIESYGVKIDNEIELRLHLKSFSYYSYINAYKNKIKSKPKGYFSTSDLFYIYMFDFEIQTILFKYILFIEQQLKEFLNEIICSKGNELEFNYLNPKNYRGENTGSKLTSIIAKIRTNHDPIKYYISKKTNTPPWVFFKHIDFGDTQLFYKMQVKEDKEYIVDNFYNFLPHNTIEIKKDLFSNSLEYIRNYRNVIAHGNSLFLKQFNSNVNYAHFVNLFGVNVVTKQEYDVNLLGNGDAFGLLFHVLSLQCNPILQRMFIKDLEELWRKSNYQSIKEKIIYVSNFKEDFIDILYLVHESIQKEV, translated from the coding sequence ATGACACAATACTTGAACTACACAGAACAAATTAAAAAAATTGAATCCTATGGAGTTAAAATTGATAATGAAATTGAACTCCGTCTACATCTTAAGAGTTTCAGTTATTATTCATATATTAATGCGTATAAAAATAAAATTAAGTCTAAACCAAAAGGTTATTTTTCTACGTCAGATTTATTCTATATTTATATGTTCGATTTTGAAATACAAACTATTCTTTTCAAATATATCTTATTCATCGAACAACAACTTAAAGAGTTTCTCAATGAAATAATTTGTTCTAAAGGAAATGAGTTAGAATTTAATTATTTAAACCCCAAAAATTATAGAGGAGAAAACACAGGTTCAAAATTGACATCTATCATTGCAAAAATTAGAACTAATCATGACCCGATAAAATATTATATAAGCAAGAAAACAAATACGCCACCTTGGGTATTTTTTAAACACATTGATTTTGGAGACACTCAATTATTCTATAAAATGCAAGTTAAAGAAGACAAAGAGTATATTGTTGATAACTTCTATAATTTTTTACCGCATAACACAATTGAAATAAAAAAAGATTTATTTTCTAATTCTTTAGAATATATACGTAATTACCGTAATGTGATTGCTCATGGTAATTCTTTATTTTTAAAACAATTCAATTCTAATGTAAATTACGCTCATTTTGTCAATCTATTCGGAGTCAATGTTGTTACTAAACAAGAATATGACGTGAACCTTCTTGGCAACGGTGATGCATTTGGTTTATTATTCCACGTTTTGTCACTGCAATGCAATCCAATATTACAAAGAATGTTCATAAAAGACCTTGAAGAATTATGGCGTAAAAGCAACTATCAATCAATAAAAGAAAAAATAATATACGTTTCAAACTTCAAAGAAGATTTTATTGACATATTATACCTGGTGCACGAATCGATACAAAAAGAAGTATGA
- a CDS encoding D-serine ammonia-lyase yields the protein MENQSRLKWTDKVKYLNDVMQLKSVFWVNDAKLPFEEAAKQSAYSKAHVDDAEARLARFAPFIATAFPETAESNGLIESELTKIDNIKEHLEDYYDTKIQGDLYLKRDDTLPIAGTIKARGAIYEVLKHAETLAIEHGLLSGFEDDYTKFASDEFKQFFSEYKVVVGTTGNLGISVGVMGAKLGFEATVHMSIEAKQWKKDLLRSRGVTVIEHNTNFTEAVRNGRQQSDADPKSYFVDDEHSVELFLGYTVAANRLKRQLDDLGIVVDAEHPLFVYSPCGIGGSPGGTAFGLKQVYGDNVHCFFAQPAHMPSMIVGQITEAFDGVSVADFDVDGKTGMDGLAVPRTSGFVAELMKDFFDGGYTLQEEEAYHFLAQMIDLEDIRLEPAALAGVPGTARMFTTEEGRYYIESRGLADKMNQATHIAWATGGSMVPDEDMDNFYQLGKNNA from the coding sequence ATGGAAAATCAATCACGCTTAAAATGGACAGATAAAGTAAAATATTTAAATGATGTTATGCAATTAAAATCAGTTTTTTGGGTAAATGACGCAAAATTGCCATTCGAAGAGGCAGCAAAACAATCGGCATATTCAAAAGCACATGTAGATGATGCGGAGGCACGTCTAGCACGGTTTGCGCCATTTATTGCGACTGCATTTCCAGAAACAGCAGAAAGTAATGGCTTAATCGAGTCTGAATTGACGAAAATTGATAATATTAAAGAACATCTGGAAGACTACTATGATACTAAAATTCAAGGTGACTTATATCTAAAACGTGATGATACCTTACCGATTGCAGGAACTATTAAAGCGCGTGGAGCAATTTACGAAGTGCTAAAACATGCGGAAACATTGGCGATTGAACATGGTTTGTTATCTGGTTTTGAAGATGATTACACAAAATTTGCAAGCGATGAATTTAAACAATTTTTCAGTGAATACAAAGTCGTTGTTGGTACCACAGGTAATCTAGGGATTAGTGTTGGTGTAATGGGTGCGAAATTAGGGTTTGAAGCAACGGTTCATATGTCGATTGAGGCAAAACAATGGAAGAAAGATTTATTGCGTTCTCGTGGTGTAACGGTTATCGAGCATAATACAAACTTTACTGAAGCAGTTCGCAACGGTCGTCAACAGTCCGATGCAGATCCAAAATCTTATTTTGTGGATGACGAGCATTCTGTAGAATTATTCTTAGGTTATACTGTAGCAGCGAACCGCTTGAAACGTCAATTAGACGATTTGGGTATTGTTGTGGATGCAGAACACCCATTATTTGTGTATTCACCATGTGGTATCGGTGGTAGTCCTGGCGGAACCGCGTTTGGTTTAAAACAAGTGTATGGGGACAATGTGCATTGTTTCTTTGCTCAACCAGCCCATATGCCATCGATGATTGTCGGACAAATTACTGAGGCCTTTGATGGGGTTTCTGTCGCTGATTTTGATGTGGATGGTAAGACCGGTATGGATGGGTTAGCCGTACCACGTACGTCGGGCTTTGTCGCTGAATTGATGAAAGATTTCTTCGATGGAGGTTATACACTTCAAGAAGAAGAGGCATATCATTTCTTAGCACAAATGATTGATTTAGAAGATATTCGTCTCGAACCAGCTGCATTAGCAGGTGTACCAGGGACTGCTAGAATGTTTACTACTGAAGAAGGGCGATACTATATCGAATCGAGAGGTTTAGCAGATAAAATGAATCAAGCCACACATATCGCTTGGGCAACAGGGGGTAGTATGGTACCTGATGAAGATATGGATAACTTTTATCAATTAGGCAAAAATAACGCATAA
- the rpsD gene encoding 30S ribosomal protein S4, translating to MSRYTGPSWRLSRRLGISLTETGKELSKRNYAPGQHGNQRKKLSEYGAQLQEKQKLRHMYGMTERQFSTLYKRAGKIREGKHGENFMALLETRLDNLVYRLGFAATRRQARQLVNHGHVTVDGKRVDIPSYLVTPGQVIGLKEASRELAIVKENLENTVSRLEFVSYDADKFEGTLTRLPQRAELNAEVDEALVVEYYNKKG from the coding sequence ATGTCAAGATATACAGGACCATCTTGGAGATTATCACGTCGTTTAGGAATTTCATTAACTGAAACAGGTAAAGAATTATCAAAACGTAACTATGCACCAGGTCAACACGGTAACCAACGTAAAAAATTATCTGAGTACGGTGCTCAATTACAAGAAAAACAAAAATTACGTCATATGTATGGTATGACTGAACGTCAATTCTCTACTTTATACAAGAGAGCAGGTAAAATCCGTGAAGGTAAACATGGTGAAAACTTCATGGCTTTATTGGAAACTCGTTTAGATAACTTAGTATATCGTTTAGGATTTGCTGCGACACGTCGTCAAGCGCGTCAATTAGTAAACCATGGTCACGTTACAGTGGATGGAAAACGTGTTGATATTCCATCATACTTAGTAACTCCTGGTCAAGTTATCGGCTTAAAAGAAGCTTCTCGTGAATTAGCAATTGTTAAAGAAAACTTAGAAAACACTGTATCTCGTTTAGAATTCGTTTCTTACGATGCAGATAAATTCGAAGGTACATTAACTCGCTTACCACAACGTGCAGAATTAAATGCAGAAGTTGACGAAGCATTAGTCGTAGAATACTACAACAAAAAAGGTTAA